The following coding sequences lie in one Photobacterium sp. CCB-ST2H9 genomic window:
- a CDS encoding cytochrome-c peroxidase, whose product MAMQASKGRQPISIPTKLTGTFVLVISTIFSAHIEAKSDNHNETDLSYLEELGKRLFFENISDPERMSCATCHAPSTGGTYGVSGVNLHQVAVTGARPHLRPQDIELLGLQGKTTTKNAGTLKPPTNQYTIFLDKNGNPFGLGRLKDRGVAPCGFFPCGGAFWNGRATGDIVEQTNAVFMPSDASWLKLNEYSKYLGPLADQAFASPFLNPVEQNHKSKSDVCQQVEGTKWGSELYYLSWNVPLDCQSEDGTNQAFARFAVALAAWQMSADNNRFSSKRDMALASDADHKFPLDGFTQLENDGHDLFYGEAGCSACHSGGGDGTDPEERYTDDTYHSIGVPRNYEIPGSPEPNPGVNPTLIQFGLTSTVFGIRNAFIGHHKTPTLRNVDKRNGKGFIKAYTHGGWFKSLESLVHFYNTSNVNGETAKGFNIKRCPEGIVTEKDALANNCWPAPEINSPFSSLGAVNPATGKTFTGDLGLTEYQESAIVAYLKTLTDTTTVEPPKPYQSSSQQKKK is encoded by the coding sequence ATGGCCATGCAAGCATCTAAAGGCAGACAACCGATATCCATCCCTACAAAATTAACCGGAACATTTGTTCTGGTTATTTCGACCATCTTTTCAGCTCATATAGAGGCAAAAAGTGACAATCACAATGAAACCGATTTAAGTTATCTGGAGGAACTTGGCAAACGGTTATTTTTTGAAAATATCTCTGACCCTGAGCGAATGTCATGTGCCACCTGTCATGCCCCGAGCACAGGGGGGACTTACGGTGTTTCCGGTGTGAATTTACATCAGGTCGCTGTGACAGGGGCGAGACCGCATTTAAGACCGCAGGACATTGAGCTTCTGGGCCTGCAAGGTAAAACGACCACGAAAAATGCAGGGACACTGAAACCGCCGACAAATCAGTACACCATTTTCCTCGATAAAAATGGTAACCCCTTTGGTTTAGGGCGCCTGAAAGACCGGGGTGTTGCCCCATGTGGTTTCTTTCCTTGTGGGGGTGCATTCTGGAATGGTCGCGCTACGGGTGACATTGTCGAGCAAACGAATGCAGTGTTTATGCCTTCGGATGCGTCCTGGCTGAAATTAAACGAGTATTCAAAATATCTCGGTCCCCTTGCTGATCAGGCCTTTGCCAGCCCATTTTTGAACCCTGTTGAGCAAAATCACAAGTCAAAATCTGATGTGTGTCAGCAAGTTGAAGGTACGAAATGGGGGAGTGAACTGTATTATCTGTCCTGGAATGTGCCTTTAGACTGCCAAAGCGAAGATGGCACGAATCAGGCTTTTGCCCGTTTTGCTGTTGCGCTCGCGGCCTGGCAAATGTCTGCGGATAATAACCGTTTCTCGTCTAAAAGAGATATGGCTCTGGCCAGTGATGCAGACCACAAATTTCCACTGGATGGATTTACGCAGCTTGAAAATGACGGACATGACCTGTTCTACGGAGAAGCCGGATGCTCAGCCTGCCATAGCGGTGGTGGAGATGGGACTGATCCGGAGGAACGCTATACGGATGATACTTATCACTCCATTGGTGTTCCGAGAAACTATGAAATCCCGGGTTCTCCTGAGCCTAATCCGGGTGTCAATCCAACGTTGATCCAGTTTGGCCTGACATCAACGGTATTCGGTATTCGGAATGCGTTCATAGGCCACCATAAAACACCGACATTAAGAAATGTTGATAAACGGAACGGGAAAGGTTTCATTAAGGCTTATACCCATGGCGGCTGGTTCAAGAGCCTAGAAAGTTTGGTGCATTTCTACAATACATCGAATGTGAATGGCGAAACGGCAAAAGGATTTAATATTAAGCGTTGTCCGGAAGGTATCGTGACGGAGAAAGATGCACTGGCGAATAATTGCTGGCCTGCGCCTGAAATTAATTCACCGTTCAGTTCACTAGGGGCGGTTAATCCGGCCACGGGAAAAACGTTCACCGGTGATCTAGGGTTAACTGAGTATCAGGAATCGGCAATTGTGGCATACTTAAAAACGCTGACGGATACCACAACCGTGGAACCACCGAAGCCTTATCAATCCAGCAGTCAACAGAAGAAAAAATAG
- a CDS encoding AzlD domain-containing protein, with product MTWIIIITMMLVIFVSRYLFLEPRLPIKLNHQTQRFLSYSGPAVLTAIWAPIVFLPENNGIDVTYHNPYFIGALVAAIIAWKTKNVLFTAVLSMVVFFCASFFIN from the coding sequence ATGACGTGGATCATTATCATCACAATGATGCTGGTTATCTTTGTCAGCCGTTATCTGTTTTTAGAGCCCAGGCTGCCGATAAAGCTGAATCATCAGACACAACGTTTTCTCAGTTACTCGGGTCCTGCCGTATTAACGGCAATTTGGGCGCCTATTGTTTTTTTGCCTGAAAATAATGGGATTGATGTCACTTATCATAACCCATATTTTATTGGCGCTTTGGTTGCAGCAATAATTGCATGGAAAACAAAGAATGTTTTATTCACGGCTGTCCTCAGTATGGTGGTGTTTTTTTGTGCGTCATTTTTTATAAATTAA
- a CDS encoding AzlC family ABC transporter permease, whose translation MKNEHVPEVSTSAEPDGRGLLLNRQEKWRLFRQGALAVSPLCIAVVPWGLLAGSFAIDAGLDVFQSMAMSAIVFAGAAQLVATGLIKAGVGLFTILLTTFFITSRHLLYSITMRQTISLLPLRWRLGLGFLLTDELFALCGNQTPQRFQPWYALGAGLWFYLSWNLATIAGIFAGKFIPNLESLGLDFAIAATFIAIVIPTIQRWPVLVAVAVALLASVLMAALEIEGGLMIASLLAMICGYLTERWVGNHPINREGSETQQGELK comes from the coding sequence ATGAAAAATGAACATGTACCCGAAGTATCGACATCAGCAGAACCTGATGGGCGTGGGTTGTTACTGAACAGACAGGAGAAGTGGCGGTTATTCAGACAAGGAGCGCTGGCAGTATCACCCTTGTGCATTGCAGTCGTTCCATGGGGATTGTTAGCGGGCTCATTTGCGATTGATGCCGGGCTGGATGTGTTTCAGAGTATGGCGATGTCCGCGATTGTGTTTGCAGGTGCGGCTCAGCTCGTCGCAACCGGTTTGATCAAAGCGGGCGTGGGGCTGTTCACGATTCTGCTGACCACGTTTTTCATCACATCCCGGCATTTGCTTTACAGTATCACCATGAGACAAACCATCAGTCTGCTGCCACTGCGCTGGCGGCTGGGGTTAGGCTTTCTGCTCACCGATGAGCTGTTTGCGTTGTGCGGAAATCAGACACCGCAACGCTTTCAGCCCTGGTATGCCTTAGGTGCAGGGTTATGGTTCTATCTCAGCTGGAATCTTGCCACAATTGCCGGCATTTTCGCGGGTAAGTTTATTCCCAATCTGGAAAGTCTGGGACTCGACTTTGCGATTGCTGCGACTTTTATTGCCATTGTGATTCCTACAATTCAGCGCTGGCCCGTTCTGGTGGCCGTGGCTGTGGCTTTATTGGCCTCAGTGTTGATGGCTGCACTGGAAATTGAAGGAGGGCTCATGATTGCGAGTTTACTGGCAATGATCTGCGGTTATTTAACGGAACGATGGGTTGGAAATCATCCGATAAATCGTGAAGGTTCTGAAACTCAGCAGGGAGAATTAAAATGA
- a CDS encoding MHYT domain-containing protein, translating to MISDLFSRYFITSNTDPSLLFSGEYDSTLVAISLLISVGASLLALSLAELAKQSPTQVMRRIHILTGAASLGVGVWAMHFIGMLAFELCTTVNYQINITLLSVLPSFLASWVTLHLLTKQTVSNARLLLCGITVGLGIGAMHYIGMAAMVLGPALKYDPVLFMLSIVVAASLATLALWISFGLRKRLNLTGYLPQLIASVVMGLAIAGMHYTAMEATRFVGQPDPEFASDNQHHYLLAITITVVTVALSLLITTTNALARYRALFQRSEETAAELKATIHTAVDGIIKISHRGTILSFNASAERILGYHESEVLGKNISMLMPEPYRSAHDSYLDSYLKTGQARIIGVGREVTALQKNGLMKPIRLSLGESKLHGVSTFVGVITDISQQKKMEAELRRSKEEAEIAAQAKSTFLANMSHELRTPMNAIIGFSELMLDGEMHPEQQRHLGIIRNSAQTLLNLLNDVLDSAKLESGTTQLTTRHFSLRQICEQLIATQSLIANQKGIELNLHYDVQMSEFYQGDPLRIQQIILNLLSNAVKFTERGSVTLNLTPSRAQGITIQVKDTGIGIAADRLHTIFAPFSQADSTMSRRFGGTGLGTTIAKQLAELMGGHISVNSQLGEGSTFKVDLPLQRGEPSKAEEHLTHQIYIPPMTILIADDVEQNLELMTGLLKRDHHHLLTARTGQEALTIVQNTPVDIILMDVQMPEMNGLEACKAIRAYERSEGLQPVPVIALTASVLEKDRRDALAAGMSGFAVKPIDIHDLKSEIAHLMGIAVDVDPQARPQSSNAEMHIDLEKGRQLWGSEQSLLAAIQKFINQTHHHPDYLARLLSGRQTKALSHIHRLKGIAGNLCLPAIHHCMMQLEQALQREQNTVPLFSQYRDRFNAIHDRLSSAGSITSGEADNPPRPALRQQDIRNIARQLSQGENPESTFMAVKTQLPEALAESVESAMNNFELEQAALLLNDYLDSLLHTEIEHA from the coding sequence ATGATTTCAGATTTATTCTCCCGCTATTTCATCACCAGCAACACAGACCCCAGCCTGCTGTTTTCCGGCGAATATGATTCAACGCTGGTGGCTATCTCCCTGTTGATTTCTGTCGGTGCATCTTTGCTCGCTCTGTCTCTGGCTGAATTAGCGAAGCAAAGTCCAACCCAAGTCATGCGGCGCATTCACATTCTGACAGGCGCAGCATCCCTGGGAGTCGGTGTCTGGGCCATGCATTTCATTGGCATGCTGGCTTTTGAACTCTGTACGACGGTGAATTACCAAATCAACATTACCCTGCTGTCAGTTCTTCCCAGTTTTCTGGCCTCCTGGGTAACGCTGCATCTGCTGACCAAGCAGACCGTCAGCAATGCCCGGCTGCTGCTTTGCGGGATAACGGTCGGACTGGGGATCGGCGCCATGCATTACATTGGTATGGCAGCAATGGTTCTTGGACCTGCCCTGAAGTATGATCCTGTGCTGTTCATGCTTTCGATTGTGGTTGCTGCTTCCCTGGCCACACTGGCATTGTGGATCAGCTTTGGTCTGAGAAAACGTCTGAACCTGACCGGTTACCTCCCTCAGCTCATCGCCAGTGTCGTCATGGGATTAGCGATTGCCGGTATGCACTATACCGCGATGGAAGCAACGCGGTTTGTGGGTCAGCCGGACCCAGAATTTGCCTCCGACAATCAGCATCATTACCTGCTGGCCATCACAATTACTGTCGTGACTGTCGCACTCAGCTTACTGATTACCACCACGAATGCTCTGGCCAGATATCGCGCGCTGTTCCAGCGCAGTGAAGAAACGGCCGCCGAACTGAAAGCCACCATTCACACCGCGGTTGACGGCATTATCAAAATTTCGCACCGCGGCACCATTCTTTCTTTTAACGCATCGGCTGAGCGCATCCTTGGCTATCATGAGAGCGAAGTTCTGGGCAAAAATATCAGCATGCTGATGCCGGAGCCCTACCGAAGCGCACATGATTCTTATCTGGACAGCTACCTGAAAACCGGTCAGGCACGCATCATCGGGGTTGGCCGGGAAGTGACTGCCCTGCAGAAGAATGGATTAATGAAGCCGATCCGTCTGTCTTTAGGTGAATCGAAACTCCATGGTGTCAGCACCTTTGTCGGGGTCATCACGGATATCAGCCAGCAGAAAAAAATGGAAGCTGAACTGAGGCGTTCAAAAGAAGAAGCAGAAATTGCAGCCCAGGCGAAAAGTACATTTCTGGCGAATATGAGCCACGAGCTGAGAACGCCGATGAATGCCATCATCGGTTTTTCGGAACTGATGCTCGACGGCGAGATGCATCCGGAACAACAAAGACATCTGGGGATAATTCGCAATTCCGCCCAGACGCTGCTCAACCTGCTGAATGATGTACTGGACTCCGCCAAGCTGGAAAGCGGCACAACACAACTTACAACACGACATTTTTCCCTGCGCCAGATATGCGAGCAACTGATCGCGACTCAATCGCTGATTGCCAACCAAAAGGGAATCGAACTGAACCTGCATTACGATGTGCAGATGAGTGAGTTTTACCAGGGGGATCCCCTGCGTATCCAGCAAATTATTCTGAATCTGCTCAGCAACGCGGTGAAGTTTACCGAACGAGGTTCTGTGACACTGAATCTCACGCCCAGCCGGGCCCAAGGCATCACCATTCAGGTAAAAGACACTGGCATCGGCATTGCGGCAGACCGGCTCCATACCATCTTTGCTCCCTTCTCTCAGGCAGACTCAACCATGTCACGCCGTTTTGGCGGCACGGGACTGGGGACCACCATCGCCAAGCAGCTGGCAGAACTGATGGGAGGCCATATCAGTGTCAACAGCCAGCTGGGTGAGGGGTCAACATTCAAAGTGGATCTGCCCCTGCAGAGAGGCGAACCGTCGAAAGCGGAAGAGCATCTGACTCACCAGATATACATCCCGCCAATGACTATCCTGATCGCTGATGATGTCGAGCAGAATCTGGAGCTCATGACCGGGCTGCTGAAAAGAGACCACCACCATCTGCTGACAGCCAGAACAGGTCAGGAAGCACTGACTATCGTTCAGAACACACCGGTTGATATCATCCTGATGGATGTTCAGATGCCGGAAATGAATGGCCTCGAAGCCTGCAAAGCTATCCGGGCCTATGAACGTTCTGAAGGACTTCAGCCTGTTCCCGTCATTGCACTGACCGCCAGCGTTCTGGAAAAAGACCGGCGTGATGCATTAGCCGCCGGAATGAGCGGCTTTGCTGTCAAACCGATCGATATTCATGACCTGAAATCTGAAATCGCCCATCTGATGGGTATTGCTGTCGATGTGGATCCGCAAGCCAGACCTCAGTCTTCCAACGCTGAGATGCATATTGATCTTGAAAAAGGCCGTCAGCTTTGGGGCTCGGAACAGTCCCTGCTCGCTGCGATCCAAAAGTTTATCAATCAGACGCATCACCACCCGGACTACCTGGCGCGTCTGCTGAGCGGCCGTCAGACGAAAGCCCTTTCCCATATACACCGGTTAAAAGGAATCGCAGGGAACCTCTGCCTGCCGGCCATCCATCACTGCATGATGCAACTGGAGCAAGCGCTGCAACGGGAACAAAACACCGTACCGCTGTTCAGCCAGTACCGAGACCGCTTTAACGCCATTCATGATCGGCTCAGTTCAGCCGGTTCGATCACATCCGGTGAGGCTGACAACCCGCCGCGGCCGGCGCTGAGACAACAAGACATTCGAAATATTGCCCGGCAGCTGTCGCAGGGTGAGAACCCGGAAAGCACATTTATGGCAGTGAAAACTCAATTACCTGAAGCACTGGCAGAGTCGGTCGAATCTGCCATGAATAACTTCGAGCTGGAACAAGCCGCACTTTTACTCAATGACTATCTGGACAGTCTTCTGCACACGGAGATCGAACATGCTTAA
- a CDS encoding HD domain-containing phosphohydrolase has translation MLKRKTLLLVDDEPANLQVLKNILSSEYRLIFAKDGSRALALACAEKPDLILLDVMMPGLSGFEVIQQLKTVIETRNIPVIFVTALSDAQNEAQGFELGAVDFIAKPVSPPIVRARVKNHLSLVRVEELKSTRLSVVQMLGKAAEYKDNETGHHVIRMSHYVHSIALAAGFSASWSETLLHAAPMHDIGKIGIPEHILNKPGKLTPEEWAVMKDHTVIGAEILEDDGSELMQIARNIAIYHHEKWDGSGYPHGLKGEAIPVEARITAIADVFDALTSERPYKTAWSVEDASDYIRENSGIHFDPQLIDVFFSCLPDLLHTKDKWHE, from the coding sequence ATGCTTAAACGAAAGACACTGCTTCTGGTGGACGACGAACCCGCGAATCTTCAGGTGCTGAAAAATATTCTTTCTTCAGAGTATCGTCTGATCTTTGCCAAAGATGGCAGCCGGGCACTGGCGCTGGCATGTGCAGAGAAGCCCGATTTAATCTTACTGGATGTCATGATGCCCGGCCTGTCCGGTTTTGAAGTCATCCAGCAACTAAAGACGGTTATCGAGACCCGGAATATTCCCGTAATTTTTGTCACGGCCCTGTCCGATGCACAAAATGAAGCTCAAGGCTTTGAATTAGGCGCCGTAGATTTCATTGCCAAGCCAGTCAGCCCTCCGATTGTGCGTGCACGGGTCAAAAACCATCTTTCACTGGTTCGGGTGGAAGAACTGAAATCAACACGTTTGTCCGTAGTTCAGATGCTCGGCAAAGCTGCGGAGTACAAAGATAATGAGACCGGTCATCATGTCATCCGTATGAGTCATTACGTCCATTCGATTGCGCTTGCCGCCGGATTCAGCGCTTCCTGGTCGGAAACACTGCTACATGCTGCCCCCATGCACGATATCGGCAAAATTGGTATTCCTGAGCACATTCTGAACAAACCAGGCAAGCTCACACCGGAAGAATGGGCTGTGATGAAAGACCATACCGTGATTGGCGCAGAAATCCTGGAAGATGACGGCTCCGAGCTGATGCAAATTGCCCGTAATATTGCGATTTATCACCACGAAAAGTGGGACGGTTCAGGGTATCCGCACGGATTAAAAGGGGAAGCCATCCCCGTTGAAGCCAGAATCACAGCCATCGCGGATGTGTTTGATGCCCTGACCAGCGAACGTCCCTATAAAACCGCCTGGTCTGTCGAAGATGCCTCAGATTATATCCGCGAGAACAGCGGGATCCATTTTGACCCGCAGCTGATTGATGTTTTTTTCAGCTGTTTGCCGGATCTGCTTCACACAAAAGATAAATGGCATGAATGA
- the yegD gene encoding molecular chaperone translates to MYIGFDYGTANCAVAIMENGQPQLLPLEGNRFYIPSTLAAPTRDAVSEALFRHYDIKPASQTGEQLLRRAIAANKEDDIVVDAQALQFGQQALDSYLADPDEVYYVKSPKSFLGASGLVDIQLSLFEDLVCAMMANIKRQSEMQIEAPITQAVIGRPINFQGTGGEKANEQAENILKRAATRAGFKEIEFQFEPVAAGLEYESQLEKDTTVLVVDIGGGTTDCSVLQMGPGWLSKTDRSAGLLAHSGSRVGGNDLDIALAFEHIMPLLGKNTVSQRGLAAPVSQFWNPVAINNVAAQSDFYASSNLAVLQQLVRDSAEPDVLKRLLQVYHHSLGHQLVREAELMKIALSDRASAGAQLKIGQETLPLHCTDTELAEAVSSNAEKISILIHEALIQAQCAPEVIFMTGGSARSPILRQLIEQRLPGVPIVVGDYFGSVTAGLTRWAERCFR, encoded by the coding sequence ATGTATATCGGATTTGACTACGGCACAGCAAACTGCGCTGTTGCCATCATGGAGAATGGTCAGCCCCAGCTACTTCCTTTGGAAGGCAACCGCTTTTACATCCCTTCGACCCTCGCAGCACCGACACGTGATGCGGTCAGCGAAGCGTTGTTTCGTCATTATGACATCAAACCAGCCAGCCAGACCGGTGAACAGTTACTTCGTCGAGCCATTGCTGCAAATAAAGAAGACGACATTGTCGTAGATGCACAGGCATTACAATTTGGCCAGCAGGCACTGGACAGTTATCTTGCTGATCCGGACGAAGTCTATTACGTCAAATCCCCGAAGTCTTTCCTTGGCGCTTCCGGACTGGTTGATATTCAGCTCAGCCTGTTCGAAGATTTAGTCTGCGCCATGATGGCGAACATCAAGCGCCAGAGTGAAATGCAGATTGAGGCCCCGATCACTCAGGCCGTGATTGGTCGTCCGATTAACTTCCAGGGGACCGGTGGCGAGAAAGCCAACGAACAGGCCGAGAATATTCTGAAACGCGCAGCTACCCGTGCGGGTTTCAAAGAGATTGAGTTTCAGTTTGAGCCGGTTGCTGCCGGATTAGAATATGAAAGCCAGCTGGAAAAAGACACCACAGTGCTCGTGGTTGATATCGGCGGCGGGACAACAGACTGCTCCGTTCTACAGATGGGTCCGGGCTGGCTGAGCAAAACTGACCGTTCAGCCGGACTACTGGCGCACAGTGGCAGCCGCGTCGGCGGAAACGATCTGGACATTGCCCTCGCCTTTGAGCACATCATGCCGCTGCTGGGCAAAAACACGGTCAGTCAGCGAGGCCTCGCGGCACCAGTCAGCCAGTTCTGGAATCCTGTTGCCATTAACAATGTCGCCGCCCAAAGTGACTTTTATGCCAGCAGCAACCTGGCAGTTTTGCAGCAATTGGTCAGAGACTCTGCTGAACCGGACGTACTCAAACGTTTATTGCAGGTGTATCACCATTCCCTCGGCCATCAGTTGGTCCGCGAAGCGGAACTGATGAAGATAGCGCTGTCCGATCGCGCAAGCGCCGGTGCTCAGCTGAAAATTGGTCAGGAGACACTCCCGCTTCACTGTACGGACACTGAGCTGGCGGAAGCCGTCAGCAGCAATGCAGAGAAAATCAGTATACTGATTCATGAAGCGCTCATTCAGGCACAATGTGCCCCGGAAGTGATTTTTATGACAGGCGGTAGTGCCCGTTCACCGATCTTACGCCAATTAATCGAGCAGCGCTTACCCGGAGTGCCGATTGTTGTCGGCGATTACTTTGGCTCAGTCACCGCAGGCCTGACCCGATGGGCCGAACGTTGTTTCAGATAA
- a CDS encoding YtoQ family protein, with amino-acid sequence MTWNVYLSGEIHTDWREQIIQGCQARDLKIMFTSAVTDHDSSDAAGDVLGKENNGFWRDHLSAKVNAIRIQNLIKQCDLAIIRFGEQYKQWNAAFDAGFCAALNKPYITLHSEDIVHPLKEVDASANAWATSPAQVVEILDYLLTQK; translated from the coding sequence ATGACGTGGAATGTCTATCTCTCAGGTGAAATTCATACCGACTGGCGTGAACAAATTATTCAGGGCTGTCAGGCCAGAGACCTGAAAATTATGTTTACTTCAGCTGTGACCGATCACGACAGCAGTGATGCGGCGGGCGATGTTCTGGGCAAAGAAAACAACGGATTCTGGCGTGATCATCTGTCGGCAAAGGTGAATGCAATCCGAATTCAGAATCTGATCAAACAGTGCGATCTCGCCATCATTCGTTTTGGTGAGCAATACAAGCAGTGGAATGCAGCCTTTGATGCAGGTTTCTGTGCTGCGCTGAATAAACCTTACATTACGCTTCACAGTGAAGATATTGTTCACCCGCTGAAAGAAGTCGATGCCAGTGCCAATGCCTGGGCGACCTCTCCGGCACAAGTGGTTGAGATCCTGGACTACCTGCTGACTCAGAAGTAA
- a CDS encoding VOC family protein translates to MTRRPKPLNGLRHLALAVHPFEECVRFYTEIMGMEVLRKANEHLIYLSCGNDNLSLSRAHENQDDQNQSLDHFGFIVDSKEELQAWYEFLKSQGVPLLDRPHDHSDGARSFHCTDPAGNVVQPLYHPAVSGQRLR, encoded by the coding sequence ATGACTCGGCGTCCCAAACCATTGAACGGACTCAGACATTTAGCGCTGGCAGTACACCCGTTTGAGGAATGTGTTCGGTTTTATACAGAAATAATGGGTATGGAAGTACTCAGAAAAGCCAATGAACACCTAATTTACCTGAGTTGCGGAAATGACAATCTGTCATTGAGCAGAGCACATGAAAACCAGGACGACCAAAATCAGTCGCTGGATCATTTTGGCTTCATTGTGGACAGCAAAGAAGAGCTGCAAGCGTGGTATGAATTTCTGAAATCACAAGGCGTACCATTACTTGACCGTCCGCATGATCACAGCGATGGGGCACGCAGTTTCCATTGTACCGATCCTGCCGGGAATGTGGTGCAACCCTTGTATCACCCGGCTGTTTCCGGACAACGCTTGCGTTAA
- a CDS encoding putative quinol monooxygenase, with amino-acid sequence MFCIVVKNVVKAGYSEQYLSIMKENATASVENEEGCLVFDVMVSQENDHCFYLYEIYTSEAALAVHKQTSHYLESRKHLADLIKDQSVLRCDVVQRNPQ; translated from the coding sequence ATGTTTTGTATCGTCGTGAAGAATGTTGTGAAGGCAGGCTACAGCGAGCAATACCTCTCCATCATGAAAGAAAATGCGACAGCATCGGTAGAGAATGAAGAGGGCTGCCTGGTGTTTGATGTAATGGTCTCTCAAGAGAACGATCATTGTTTTTATCTCTATGAGATCTATACCAGCGAGGCTGCGCTGGCAGTCCACAAACAAACTTCACATTATCTGGAAAGCCGAAAACACTTAGCCGACCTGATTAAAGATCAGTCTGTACTTCGCTGTGATGTCGTTCAACGAAATCCTCAATAA
- a CDS encoding murein L,D-transpeptidase family protein, producing MFILKYLKQFIPLLTVFTTFCAHSQFVSTTNGQRTVDDVLAVYGHLSEQRLKYRFKKANVAYPPEKIALLGLKEEKKLELWAIDKQGNHHFVYSYPVTAASGKAGPKLKEGDRQVPEGIYKIIGLNPNSRFHLSMKLNYPNDFDRKYADLEGRTRPGNNIFIHGKAASIGCLAIGDSAIEELFTLVGKIGHQNAEVVIAPHDPRKAPIRPVSNHSPVWISELYASIESEFSRFVY from the coding sequence ATGTTTATTTTAAAATACTTAAAACAATTCATACCTTTACTCACAGTATTTACAACTTTTTGTGCTCACAGCCAATTTGTTTCGACAACAAATGGACAGCGCACCGTTGATGATGTTTTAGCAGTTTACGGCCATCTTTCAGAGCAACGACTGAAATACCGGTTTAAAAAAGCAAATGTCGCCTATCCACCTGAAAAAATTGCTCTTCTTGGTCTGAAAGAAGAAAAAAAACTCGAGCTTTGGGCCATAGATAAGCAGGGCAACCATCACTTTGTATACAGTTACCCTGTCACGGCAGCAAGCGGTAAAGCAGGCCCGAAACTGAAAGAAGGTGACCGCCAGGTCCCGGAAGGCATTTATAAGATTATCGGCCTGAATCCGAACAGTCGTTTTCACCTGTCCATGAAACTCAACTATCCGAATGATTTCGACAGAAAATACGCAGATCTTGAAGGCCGTACCCGCCCGGGCAACAATATTTTCATTCATGGTAAGGCTGCATCGATCGGATGCCTCGCCATTGGTGACAGCGCGATTGAAGAACTCTTTACCCTGGTTGGTAAAATCGGCCATCAAAATGCCGAAGTCGTCATCGCGCCACATGACCCGAGAAAAGCACCGATTCGTCCTGTTTCGAACCATTCTCCGGTGTGGATATCAGAGCTCTATGCATCCATTGAGAGTGAGTTTTCCCGATTCGTGTACTAA